TGATCATATGTGCTGACGGACTAGTCGGCATTCGTGAAGCTATATCTACAGCTTTTCCTAACACTGAATACCAACGTTGTATAGTTCATCAAGTCCGAAACACTCTGAAATATGTGGCAGATAAGGACAGAAAAGAAGAAATGGACTATGCCACTTAGAAACTGGGGCCAAGTTTATGGCGAATTAACGCTCATGTATGAGGATAGGCTACCTGAATAACTTGAAAATACCAAGCAAAAGAGCAGACAGGAAACACCTGCCTGCTCTTGACATGCAATTTCATATGAATTATATAATGAATAACTGCTAAGTAGTTGGAATAGCAAGCATCTGGGCTAATTAGCAGGAAATTATATCACAGGAAATCTTATTTACAGAGATTTACTCACACACTCTATTATTTATTCACCGGCTCATGTTTATAGCTTCAGGCTATTTCATATTGCCTAAGAAAATCTACGCATTTATTGGAGGAAACATTATGTTTAAACGCCGTTCATTTTCTACGGTGGGAAATAGAAGAAAATATTGATCAGAAAAATAAAGATCTGAAAAATATAGCGATTAAAAGCGGCGGCTTTGATGCAATTGCCGAACCTTTGGTTTTCTTATTACTTTTAATAATAGTTTCCTTAATTTTCGTCTATGGCGGAAAAAGAGTCCAAAGCGGCGAAATCACAATCGGTGTCTTGATTCCATTTCTCCTCTACTTACTACAACTTCTTAATCCGATTGCTTATACAAGCAACTTTTTCATGGCTAAGTCGAAATGGAATACCAACAAAGTCGAACTGGAAAAATATTTAACATTGGAATCGGAAACAACTAACGAGGGGAAGGAAGAATTAACAGAAATAAAAAGTCTCTCTTTTTGCAATCTTTCTTTCGCCTACGAGCACACTGCAGTACTGGATAATTTATCCTGTGAAATTCCTATCGGCAGTAAAATTGCAGTCGTCGGTCCATCAGGTTCCGGCAAAAGTACATTATACAAATTATTGCTTCGTTTGTACGAACCTGATAGCGGCAAAATCCTGCTTAACGCACAAGAATTAAATTCTTTCAGCAAAAAAAGCATCCGCCGACACATTGCCTTAGTTCCACAAGAAAGTAGCATCATCGGCTCAAGTTTATCTGATTTTCTTAATTTAGGGCAAGAGCATAAGGTATCTAACGCTCAGCTTATAGATACACTGAACACCGTCGGCTTAGCTGCTGAATTAAATCTGAATACAGAGAATATTGCAGGCTACGATTTCGGTTTAGCTGCCAAAAATTTATCCGTCGGTCAAAAGCAACGTTTAATGATCGCTAAAGCTTTGTTGAAAGAAGCTTCTATTTATTTACTCGATGAATCTACAGCTTCGGTTGACTCGGAATTGGAAACTCTGATTTTTGAAACACTGCTTAAATTCAAGCCGGATAAAACAATTATTTCTATTGCCCACCGTCTTTCAACTGTTAAATACGCTGATACGATTATTTTCCTGGAAGAGGGAAAAATCAGCGGCATCGGTACCCACAGCGAATTATATGCGCAACACGAGCATTATCGCCATTTTATCGATCTGCAATTAATTAAAACGGAATAAGCTCGCCAAGCTCGGCTCGACAAATGCAAAGCAGTGCAACAAAAAAGAAGTGCAACAGTAGCAGCCAGCTCACTCTTACCCATTTACCGCTTTAAACTATCAAGATAAATTTTCGAATGATATTTTATCCTAAGTTCTTTATCTTGAATTTTTCGTCCTCACTATTCCTTCTATGAAGCCAATCTTCCATATAAAAGCCTACCAAAACGACAGCCTGCAATAACGAAGAAAAAGCTCCAAAATTCACTGAAAATGGAATGGCTACAGCAATCGTAATAACCCAAACAATACTAGGTAGAATCCATTTATTTACTCGTCTGCTTTTAACAAAGTAAATTTCAAGTCCGGCTAAAACAATACCCATCACCAAGTAAAGAAGCAATAACTCTCTATTCATTTGCTTGCCTCCTTTCATTGTATTTATCAATCAGTTTCTTCGTAGTCTCATAATCATATTTATCTTGCAAAGCTAAAGACTTAATGAACTTCACGTAC
This is a stretch of genomic DNA from Mageeibacillus indolicus UPII9-5. It encodes these proteins:
- a CDS encoding ATP-binding cassette domain-containing protein, whose amino-acid sequence is MEETLCLNAVHFLRWEIEENIDQKNKDLKNIAIKSGGFDAIAEPLVFLLLLIIVSLIFVYGGKRVQSGEITIGVLIPFLLYLLQLLNPIAYTSNFFMAKSKWNTNKVELEKYLTLESETTNEGKEELTEIKSLSFCNLSFAYEHTAVLDNLSCEIPIGSKIAVVGPSGSGKSTLYKLLLRLYEPDSGKILLNAQELNSFSKKSIRRHIALVPQESSIIGSSLSDFLNLGQEHKVSNAQLIDTLNTVGLAAELNLNTENIAGYDFGLAAKNLSVGQKQRLMIAKALLKEASIYLLDESTASVDSELETLIFETLLKFKPDKTIISIAHRLSTVKYADTIIFLEEGKISGIGTHSELYAQHEHYRHFIDLQLIKTE